A single Sphingomonas kaistensis DNA region contains:
- the crcB gene encoding fluoride efflux transporter CrcB, protein MTYLIVFIGGGIGAALRHAVNKGALFLLGPSFPFGTLLVNVLGSFLMGVVVFALLARGEGDQPLRLFLGTGILGGFTTFSAFSLDAALMWEKANWLPLGAYVIGSVVLSVGALLVGMFAARSLG, encoded by the coding sequence ATGACCTATCTGATCGTATTCATTGGAGGGGGGATTGGTGCAGCACTGCGTCATGCAGTGAATAAAGGAGCATTGTTCCTGCTCGGCCCCTCGTTCCCGTTCGGAACCCTGCTTGTGAATGTCCTTGGTAGTTTTCTGATGGGAGTCGTGGTCTTTGCCTTGCTCGCGCGAGGCGAAGGAGATCAGCCGTTGCGTCTCTTTCTCGGGACCGGCATTCTCGGCGGGTTCACCACATTTTCCGCGTTCAGTCTCGATGCCGCTCTGATGTGGGAAAAGGCGAATTGGCTACCTCTTGGAGCGTATGTGATTGGCTCTGTCGTCCTCTCGGTTGGAGCCTTGCTAGTCGGCATGTTCGCAGCGCGAAGCCTCGGTTGA
- a CDS encoding helix-turn-helix domain-containing protein produces MALKIGQLGKATGTNTETIRYYERIGLLPKAGRTDGNYRNYDDRDVERLTFIRHARGLGFEIADIRLLLELSEAPDQDCGEADRIASHQLAAVGRKIGQLTKLQAELRRMISQCRGGQISDCRIMLALADHEHCETDHS; encoded by the coding sequence ATGGCATTGAAAATCGGTCAGCTCGGGAAGGCGACGGGGACGAACACAGAGACGATACGCTATTATGAGCGGATAGGCCTTCTTCCCAAGGCAGGAAGAACGGACGGGAACTACCGCAACTACGATGATCGCGACGTTGAGCGTCTGACATTTATCCGGCACGCCAGGGGCCTGGGTTTCGAAATCGCAGATATACGGTTGCTGCTCGAGCTATCCGAAGCGCCCGACCAAGATTGCGGGGAGGCTGATCGGATCGCCAGTCATCAACTTGCGGCAGTGGGCCGGAAGATCGGTCAGCTCACCAAGCTGCAAGCCGAACTCCGACGCATGATTTCACAATGCCGAGGCGGACAGATCTCTGACTGCCGGATCATGCTAGCTCTCGCGGATCATGAGCACTGCGAAACTGACCACAGCTGA
- a CDS encoding YncE family protein — protein sequence MKKPHLITAAAIAVSSPVFAQQVPNGAADIPVSSKDRVYTSDQFSNTVSVINPATNSLLGVIKLGDLTPANLSPLYKGELLVHGMGFSPDRKTLAVVSIGSNSVTFIDTATNSIKHKTYVGRSPHEAFFRPDGREVWVSIRGENYLSVLDGRTFKETGRIIVPNGPGMTIFSPNGRYAYVCSSFSPETVVIDTRTKKVAGSVKQASPFCPDIAASPDGKQVWLTFKDVGKVMVFDARPPFAILKTIDTGAITNHVNIARNPNGQFAYVTVGTENVVKVFRTSDFEQVASIPVGALPHGLWPSGDGTRMYVGLENADAVAAIDTLSNRVIATIPIGQGPQGVAYVPGAVPNGEGMANLMPLADAGKKVQLILEGTGSSQVTLFDQGQVQILQAAVAGLAPKTAYVLGLASDPQGKGKIEPLAKFMTSPSGSAVVNTLGPLRQIVTAEVKSVRRYLVVAAGTPESLGPVMQVQQR from the coding sequence ATGAAGAAACCCCACCTCATCACCGCTGCGGCCATCGCTGTGTCGAGCCCGGTATTCGCCCAACAAGTGCCCAACGGCGCAGCGGACATTCCGGTCAGCAGTAAGGACCGCGTCTATACGTCTGATCAATTTTCGAACACGGTGTCGGTTATCAATCCGGCAACCAACAGTTTGCTCGGGGTGATCAAACTCGGTGATCTGACACCGGCCAATCTCAGCCCGCTCTACAAGGGCGAGTTGCTGGTTCACGGCATGGGTTTCTCGCCCGACCGCAAGACGCTTGCTGTCGTTTCGATCGGGTCCAACTCGGTGACCTTCATCGATACTGCGACCAATTCGATCAAGCACAAGACCTACGTCGGCCGCTCGCCTCACGAAGCTTTCTTCCGCCCGGATGGCCGCGAAGTCTGGGTCAGCATCCGCGGCGAGAATTACTTGTCCGTCCTCGACGGCCGCACATTCAAGGAAACCGGGCGGATCATTGTTCCCAACGGACCGGGCATGACGATCTTTTCGCCGAATGGCCGCTACGCTTACGTTTGCTCAAGTTTCTCACCGGAAACGGTCGTTATCGATACGCGGACCAAGAAGGTCGCGGGGAGTGTCAAACAGGCCAGCCCTTTCTGTCCCGACATCGCAGCTAGTCCGGATGGCAAGCAGGTATGGCTGACGTTCAAGGATGTCGGCAAGGTGATGGTGTTCGACGCCAGGCCGCCATTCGCAATATTGAAAACGATCGACACTGGGGCGATAACCAACCACGTCAACATTGCTCGCAATCCCAACGGCCAGTTCGCTTATGTCACGGTCGGAACCGAGAATGTGGTCAAGGTGTTCCGAACCAGCGATTTTGAGCAGGTGGCTTCGATCCCGGTCGGAGCACTGCCCCACGGCCTGTGGCCGTCGGGTGACGGGACACGAATGTATGTCGGCCTTGAAAATGCCGATGCCGTCGCGGCGATCGACACGCTTTCCAATCGCGTCATTGCCACAATTCCGATCGGTCAGGGGCCGCAAGGCGTCGCCTATGTGCCCGGTGCGGTGCCGAACGGCGAGGGAATGGCCAACCTCATGCCGTTGGCCGACGCCGGCAAGAAGGTGCAGCTGATCTTGGAAGGAACGGGAAGCAGCCAGGTCACGCTGTTCGACCAGGGCCAGGTCCAGATTCTGCAAGCCGCCGTCGCGGGGCTGGCCCCCAAGACAGCTTATGTCTTGGGGCTCGCCAGCGATCCGCAGGGTAAAGGAAAAATCGAACCGCTGGCGAAATTCATGACAAGCCCGTCAGGGTCTGCTGTCGTCAATACACTCGGCCCGCTTCGTCAGATCGTGACTGCCGAAGTGAAAAGCGTCCGGCGCTACCTGGTCGTCGCGGCCGGGACGCCGGAATCCTTAGGACCCGTGATGCAGGTTCAGCAACGCTAA
- a CDS encoding cation transporter, which produces MACNHCAAGAPSAAADARWRQALWIALAVNGGMFAIELAAGVMADSRSLQADALDFFSDAANYAISLGVVGLALVWRARAALFKGLTLLLLGAYVITTAVVAAMQGSSPEPFVMGGIGIAALVANIAVAVMLFRWRSGDANMQSVWICSRNDAIANIAVVAAALGVFGTGTRWPDLIVAGLMAALSFAGGWKVVRLAMAELQTSSAPIATQR; this is translated from the coding sequence ATGGCCTGTAATCATTGTGCTGCGGGGGCGCCAAGCGCGGCAGCCGATGCGCGCTGGCGTCAGGCGCTGTGGATCGCTCTGGCGGTTAACGGCGGTATGTTCGCCATCGAGCTTGCCGCTGGCGTGATGGCCGATAGCAGGTCGCTCCAAGCCGACGCCCTCGACTTCTTCTCGGATGCCGCCAACTACGCCATCTCGCTCGGCGTTGTTGGGCTCGCTCTCGTCTGGCGTGCGCGTGCCGCCCTCTTCAAAGGCCTGACTCTCCTGCTGCTCGGCGCTTACGTGATCACCACCGCCGTCGTGGCGGCCATGCAGGGGTCCAGCCCCGAGCCGTTTGTAATGGGCGGCATCGGCATCGCTGCCCTCGTCGCCAATATTGCCGTCGCTGTGATGCTGTTTCGCTGGCGTTCGGGTGACGCCAACATGCAATCAGTCTGGATCTGCAGTCGCAACGACGCGATTGCGAACATCGCGGTAGTCGCCGCCGCCCTTGGAGTCTTCGGAACCGGGACACGTTGGCCGGATCTTATCGTAGCCGGCCTGATGGCGGCTTTAAGTTTCGCCGGCGGCTGGAAGGTCGTTCGGCTCGCTATGGCTGAGCTTCAAACGTCTTCCGCCCCGATTGCAACGCAGCGGTGA
- the copM gene encoding CopM family metallochaperone, with protein MHAFFTTVTNRIAVTVVALVISTAAFASADSFASEMDRAMATMHRSMGTGYSGDADRDFAAMMIAHHQGAIDMAALELRYGKDERLKRLAQAIIVEQRQEIEVMRGILSEERALPATRPEGRGHMHHPEGQK; from the coding sequence ATGCATGCTTTTTTTACAACTGTAACTAACAGGATCGCTGTTACTGTCGTGGCCTTGGTAATTTCGACCGCTGCCTTCGCAAGCGCCGACTCGTTCGCGTCCGAGATGGACCGGGCAATGGCGACGATGCACCGATCGATGGGGACAGGATATAGCGGAGACGCGGATCGCGATTTCGCCGCCATGATGATCGCTCACCACCAAGGCGCGATCGACATGGCCGCCCTCGAACTGCGCTATGGCAAGGACGAACGATTGAAGCGGCTTGCGCAAGCTATCATCGTCGAACAGCGACAGGAAATCGAAGTGATGCGCGGCATCCTTTCCGAGGAAAGGGCGTTGCCAGCTACACGTCCCGAAGGTCGGGGGCATATGCACCATCCGGAAGGGCAAAAATGA
- a CDS encoding ATP-binding protein: protein MTTLNLQAKQDFLERDAATRDPVRALSEFVWNALDADASKVEIKLERNDLGGLAAIHIIDDGGGISAQHAEVNFGNLGASWKRDAHRTSGLGRAIHGKEGRGRLRFFSLAQRARWFSTTREIVPGAEISSLASRTIEIHSKSLERCEVSEAEKPFAEAPGTSVVLTMLKSTFDELSSTEAFSRFSTLFAPYVLQYPNVEIWYNGFKVDPNLTIRRCEDLPAIIVQLPDRTINDLRVKVIEWKAATDTRQIHFGGEDGIVLGSQPAHVTAPGFEFSAYAYSSYFQEVADHNLLELDDLNEPDFVVVLSHIREALSEYFRVRLSEQSLGIIQDLKNQGAYPYEGEPRDQIERRERQVFDIATYAINSHSRDFSKAEASLKKMTLTLLKEAIKRNPEDLSTILKAVVNLPKGKQSEFSSLLKKTELGNIIGASSLISDRVTTLEVLKGIIFDPKHRQKVKERGELDALIRDHTWLFGERFHITMGESGLSKVMNRVAEDLGQKRKGRKVTKKDGSVARVDVFLGRSVPHSDAGKREFLLIELKRPSLKLGRKELDQVEDYVTAIRCEPEYLHTDTTWNFFLVASEYESEVAGRIHQADRPPGLFIYGDSFKFWIKTWAEIVRENEARLHFVQEKLQVEVSNAEIETRIEDLRKLVTL from the coding sequence ATGACAACCCTCAACCTTCAAGCGAAGCAGGACTTCTTGGAACGGGACGCGGCGACCCGCGATCCAGTTCGCGCGCTTTCTGAGTTCGTTTGGAACGCTCTCGATGCCGACGCGAGCAAGGTCGAGATCAAGCTCGAGCGCAACGATCTTGGCGGACTGGCGGCAATCCACATTATTGACGACGGAGGCGGCATCAGCGCTCAGCATGCTGAAGTTAATTTCGGCAACCTCGGTGCAAGCTGGAAACGAGATGCACATCGTACATCAGGGCTAGGGCGCGCCATTCACGGGAAGGAAGGGCGAGGACGTCTCCGCTTCTTCTCCCTTGCTCAGCGCGCTCGCTGGTTCTCCACCACGCGCGAGATCGTCCCGGGTGCGGAGATCAGCTCCCTGGCGTCCAGGACCATCGAGATCCACTCGAAATCCCTAGAACGTTGCGAGGTGAGCGAGGCTGAGAAGCCGTTTGCCGAAGCACCCGGTACTAGCGTGGTGCTGACAATGCTGAAGAGCACGTTTGACGAGCTATCCAGCACCGAAGCCTTCAGCAGGTTCAGCACGCTGTTTGCGCCCTACGTGCTTCAATACCCTAATGTCGAAATCTGGTACAACGGGTTCAAAGTCGATCCTAACCTAACGATCCGGCGGTGCGAGGACCTGCCTGCCATAATCGTTCAGCTTCCCGATAGGACTATTAACGACCTCAGGGTCAAGGTCATCGAATGGAAAGCGGCCACTGACACGCGCCAAATCCATTTTGGAGGCGAAGACGGCATCGTGCTTGGTTCGCAGCCAGCCCACGTCACCGCACCCGGTTTCGAGTTTTCAGCTTACGCCTACAGCTCATACTTCCAAGAGGTCGCTGACCACAACCTTCTCGAACTCGACGACCTAAACGAGCCTGACTTTGTTGTCGTCCTGTCGCATATCAGGGAGGCGCTGTCCGAGTATTTCCGAGTCCGGCTCAGCGAACAATCACTCGGCATCATCCAAGATCTTAAGAATCAGGGCGCGTACCCCTATGAGGGTGAACCTCGTGACCAGATCGAGCGGCGAGAACGTCAGGTTTTTGACATCGCCACTTACGCCATCAACTCGCATTCCCGGGACTTTTCGAAGGCAGAAGCGTCGCTGAAGAAAATGACGCTGACGCTTCTTAAGGAGGCTATCAAGCGCAATCCCGAGGACCTTTCGACCATCCTGAAGGCAGTCGTGAACTTGCCCAAGGGCAAACAGTCAGAATTCTCATCACTTCTGAAGAAGACCGAGCTTGGCAACATCATCGGCGCATCGAGCCTCATCTCGGATCGGGTAACCACGCTGGAAGTTCTGAAGGGGATTATCTTCGATCCCAAGCACCGGCAGAAAGTAAAGGAACGGGGCGAACTCGACGCTCTGATACGAGACCACACCTGGCTCTTCGGCGAGCGATTCCACATCACGATGGGCGAGTCCGGCCTCAGTAAGGTCATGAACAGGGTGGCAGAGGATCTCGGTCAGAAGCGCAAGGGAAGGAAAGTTACCAAGAAGGATGGTTCAGTCGCCCGCGTGGACGTCTTCCTAGGCAGGTCGGTTCCACACTCCGACGCTGGCAAGCGCGAGTTTCTACTCATCGAGCTCAAGCGACCGTCGCTTAAGCTTGGCCGTAAGGAACTCGATCAAGTCGAGGATTACGTCACCGCGATCAGGTGCGAGCCAGAGTACCTCCACACGGATACCACTTGGAACTTCTTCTTGGTCGCCAGCGAATACGAGTCTGAAGTCGCAGGACGGATTCATCAAGCCGATCGGCCGCCTGGGCTGTTTATCTACGGTGACAGCTTCAAATTCTGGATCAAGACTTGGGCAGAGATAGTTCGCGAGAACGAGGCTAGACTACACTTTGTGCAAGAGAAGCTTCAGGTGGAAGTCTCGAATGCGGAGATCGAGACGAGAATCGAGGATCTGCGTAAGCTCGTTACCCTGTAA
- a CDS encoding TolC family protein produces MTLVQALEEAEARSPAVLAARARVEAASARIGQAGLRSNPELSVEVENFLGTGDLAGLRATETTVAINQRLDLGGRRQARVTAAQAELTAERIRLSIARADLARSVREQFARAAVARDRLRLAEDNEERARELARIAQILVDNGREPPLRALRARSAATQAAADLEAARAEERSSRATLVSLFGMTDPVQSLSGGLIDLTPRLVNPGLSLEMRLAEAERLVAESALRQEQAASRLDPAVGLGVRHVREAGAVALVGGVSLPLPVFDRNRGNIEAARAGIRSAEANVANVRASVQVRAANAVTNVQSATTRVEALERSAIPEATEALRLSRLAYIEGRASLVELLDAQSAYREAQAALIDARLAQALATAELGRVAAQQDPL; encoded by the coding sequence TTGACGCTTGTTCAGGCACTGGAGGAAGCCGAAGCGCGGTCGCCAGCAGTGCTCGCGGCTCGCGCACGCGTTGAGGCCGCTTCAGCGCGCATCGGGCAGGCCGGTCTTCGCTCTAACCCAGAACTCAGCGTTGAGGTCGAGAACTTCCTCGGCACCGGCGATCTGGCTGGGCTTCGCGCGACCGAAACGACGGTAGCGATCAATCAGCGGCTCGATCTTGGTGGACGTCGGCAGGCACGCGTCACGGCAGCGCAAGCCGAACTGACGGCGGAGCGTATCCGGCTTAGCATTGCCCGCGCCGACTTAGCCCGGTCGGTGAGGGAGCAATTCGCACGAGCCGCCGTCGCTCGCGATCGCCTTCGTCTCGCGGAAGACAATGAAGAGCGAGCTCGCGAGTTGGCACGGATTGCCCAGATCCTCGTCGACAACGGTCGTGAGCCCCCTCTTCGTGCCCTTCGAGCAAGGTCAGCGGCCACCCAAGCTGCCGCAGATCTTGAGGCAGCGCGCGCGGAGGAACGGTCTTCCAGAGCAACCTTGGTTTCACTGTTCGGCATGACCGACCCGGTACAGAGCCTTAGCGGAGGCCTCATCGATCTTACGCCCAGGCTGGTAAATCCCGGGCTCAGCCTTGAAATGCGTTTGGCTGAAGCGGAGCGTCTCGTAGCCGAGTCAGCACTCAGGCAAGAACAGGCTGCCAGTCGGCTCGACCCTGCTGTCGGGCTAGGCGTCCGCCACGTGCGGGAGGCCGGCGCAGTAGCGCTCGTCGGCGGGGTGTCGCTTCCGCTGCCGGTGTTCGACCGCAATCGCGGCAACATTGAAGCTGCCCGGGCCGGTATCCGTTCTGCCGAAGCCAATGTGGCGAACGTTCGCGCTTCCGTGCAGGTAAGGGCCGCGAATGCTGTGACCAACGTCCAGTCAGCTACGACACGAGTGGAAGCACTTGAGCGCTCCGCCATTCCGGAGGCGACTGAGGCGCTTCGGCTTTCGCGTCTCGCCTACATCGAGGGCCGAGCCTCGCTGGTCGAATTGCTGGATGCTCAGTCCGCCTACCGCGAAGCTCAAGCTGCCCTCATCGATGCCCGCCTCGCGCAGGCCCTCGCGACCGCCGAACTCGGCCGGGTCGCCGCACAACAGGATCCCCTATGA
- a CDS encoding class I SAM-dependent methyltransferase, which translates to MKSHEERHWQTVYSTKDPAEVSWHQSIPRPSLKALEQIGASSAQSLVDVGGGASTLVDELLDRGWRDLAVLDISGAALEGAQTRLGQRATDVNWIAADIRNWSPQRQWDIWHDRAVFHFLVEADDRKRYKEKLLQGLAQDGALIMATFALSGPERCSGLPVRRYDASSLAAEMGPDLQFVEGWTDDHLAPWGSIQTFTWAIFRRVS; encoded by the coding sequence ATGAAATCCCATGAAGAACGTCACTGGCAGACTGTCTACTCAACCAAAGACCCAGCGGAGGTCAGCTGGCACCAGAGCATACCAAGGCCCAGCCTGAAGGCGTTGGAGCAGATCGGTGCGAGTTCTGCACAGAGCCTTGTCGACGTGGGCGGCGGCGCCTCTACTCTTGTGGACGAGTTGCTCGACCGTGGATGGCGAGATCTCGCTGTTCTCGACATCTCCGGGGCGGCACTCGAGGGGGCACAAACTAGGCTCGGTCAGCGGGCGACAGACGTGAACTGGATTGCGGCCGACATTCGGAACTGGTCGCCTCAGCGGCAATGGGACATCTGGCACGACCGAGCCGTGTTTCATTTCCTTGTCGAGGCAGATGACCGCAAGCGTTACAAGGAAAAGCTGCTCCAGGGCCTTGCCCAAGACGGAGCTCTTATAATGGCGACGTTCGCCCTTAGCGGCCCTGAGCGCTGCAGCGGCCTACCCGTCAGGCGCTATGACGCATCCTCCCTAGCGGCTGAGATGGGTCCCGACCTGCAGTTTGTTGAGGGGTGGACTGACGATCATCTTGCGCCGTGGGGCAGCATCCAGACCTTTACGTGGGCGATTTTTCGACGAGTCAGCTGA
- a CDS encoding YnfA family protein has protein sequence MLALAYVGAALAEIAGCFAFWAWLRLDRSPLWLIPGVLSLCLFAYFLTLVDAEHAGRTYAAYGGVYIVSALFWLWAAEGVKPDRWDVIGATACLLGAAIILWGPRSG, from the coding sequence ATGCTGGCCCTCGCATACGTCGGAGCGGCCCTTGCTGAGATCGCGGGATGCTTTGCGTTTTGGGCATGGCTCAGGCTCGACAGGTCACCCCTATGGCTCATCCCCGGTGTGCTTTCGTTGTGCCTTTTCGCCTACTTCTTGACCCTCGTTGATGCGGAGCATGCTGGCCGCACTTACGCGGCTTACGGAGGGGTATATATTGTATCAGCCCTTTTCTGGCTGTGGGCTGCTGAAGGCGTGAAACCGGATCGATGGGACGTCATCGGAGCCACAGCTTGCCTGTTGGGAGCCGCGATAATTCTGTGGGGACCACGATCCGGCTGA
- a CDS encoding DUF2384 domain-containing protein, which yields MDHHQHVELEAAGLRTFFRIADIWRLSEAERAAILNLDEEGLRLAKEQPASIKQETLHRLSYVFRIYRAVNTLLPDAHRAAEWMRAPGKVPIHGGRSAITIMASGEPNDLQRVTEYLDAECQ from the coding sequence GTGGATCACCATCAACACGTTGAACTCGAGGCTGCCGGGCTGCGAACGTTCTTTCGCATCGCTGATATCTGGCGGCTGAGTGAAGCCGAGCGAGCCGCCATCCTCAATTTGGATGAAGAAGGGCTCAGGCTGGCCAAGGAACAGCCTGCCTCGATCAAGCAGGAAACCCTCCATAGGCTCTCTTATGTCTTTCGTATTTATCGAGCCGTGAACACTCTTTTGCCGGACGCGCACCGGGCCGCTGAGTGGATGCGGGCACCCGGCAAAGTGCCGATTCATGGGGGGCGCTCGGCAATCACAATCATGGCGAGCGGCGAACCGAATGACCTTCAGAGAGTGACTGAATACCTCGATGCTGAATGTCAGTGA
- a CDS encoding efflux RND transporter periplasmic adaptor subunit, producing the protein MTVIERATSVIQLRDGRSKLMAGGAALALLAGLGGVLIGRSMAPTAVATSTEAPAPEGEAGEEQGPEGFISMTPAQLATNGIAVERVAPGSILSEVISQATVTAPPQGQALVTARADGAITRINKRLGDPVSAGETIALLESRDAAAFVAERNAAAARAQAARAAAAREQRLFNAKVTARQDLEAAVTARQTAEAELQRAEAAVRTAGVTGNGRYLAVRSPIGGRITEVDTQLGAYVAAGAELFNVANPNSIQIEAAVPVPEAQRLQPGDPAVVELPGGGIVEARVRSITPSADPQSRAIAVILQLSGAPGGLRQGQAVRARITPRSSEVSGIILPEDAVQQVEGRDTVFVQVKGGFQTVPVQIGQRSGGRVEILKGLQPGQLVVSRGAFALKSQLGASEAEH; encoded by the coding sequence ATGACCGTGATCGAACGCGCGACCTCCGTCATCCAATTGCGTGACGGCCGCTCCAAGCTGATGGCTGGCGGAGCAGCTCTTGCCCTGCTTGCAGGCCTCGGTGGCGTGCTGATTGGCAGGAGCATGGCACCCACTGCCGTCGCGACCAGCACTGAAGCTCCTGCCCCCGAAGGCGAAGCGGGCGAGGAGCAAGGACCTGAAGGCTTCATTTCGATGACGCCGGCACAGCTCGCGACCAATGGCATTGCCGTTGAACGGGTCGCCCCGGGCTCCATCCTGTCAGAGGTAATTTCGCAGGCAACCGTCACCGCGCCTCCCCAGGGGCAAGCATTGGTGACTGCCCGAGCCGACGGCGCCATTACCCGCATCAACAAGCGGCTCGGCGATCCTGTTAGTGCGGGCGAGACAATTGCCCTCCTTGAGAGCCGTGACGCTGCAGCTTTCGTCGCAGAGCGCAACGCTGCAGCCGCGCGCGCCCAAGCAGCGCGAGCTGCTGCGGCCCGAGAGCAACGACTTTTTAATGCCAAGGTGACCGCTCGCCAGGACCTCGAGGCCGCTGTCACCGCTCGGCAGACGGCGGAGGCCGAACTGCAGCGTGCTGAGGCAGCCGTCAGAACAGCCGGCGTGACCGGCAACGGCCGTTATCTCGCCGTCCGTTCGCCGATCGGCGGCAGAATAACCGAGGTAGACACGCAACTCGGAGCTTACGTGGCCGCTGGCGCTGAGCTCTTCAACGTCGCCAATCCGAACAGCATTCAGATCGAGGCAGCTGTCCCCGTGCCCGAGGCACAGCGACTCCAGCCGGGTGACCCGGCGGTCGTCGAGCTACCGGGTGGCGGCATCGTCGAGGCTCGGGTTCGTTCGATCACCCCGTCGGCCGACCCACAGAGCAGGGCAATCGCCGTCATCCTTCAGCTGTCCGGCGCGCCTGGTGGTCTGCGCCAAGGCCAGGCGGTCAGAGCCCGTATCACCCCTCGAAGCAGCGAAGTCAGCGGCATCATCCTTCCTGAGGACGCCGTCCAGCAGGTCGAGGGCCGCGACACCGTTTTTGTCCAGGTGAAGGGCGGCTTCCAGACGGTGCCAGTCCAGATCGGCCAACGTAGCGGCGGCCGCGTCGAGATTTTGAAGGGCCTTCAGCCCGGCCAGTTGGTCGTCTCGCGTGGCGCTTTTGCGCTGAAGTCGCAGCTTGGGGCGAGTGAAGCGGAACACTGA
- a CDS encoding YeiH family protein, which translates to MSSHATTQRRALQLVPGLLLCISISLAAVALQHAEEALTGRAWLEALVLAIILGTVIRTAWTPPARWTPGIDLSAKFLLEVAVVLLGASLSAQTIFAAGLPLLLGIIATVTLAILASYGLGRLFRLPRRMAVLIACGNSICGNSAIAAVAPVIGADGDDVASSIAFTAVLGVVVVLLLPLIGVALALTQHSYGVLAGLTVYAVPQVLAATMPVGALATQVGTLVKLVRVLMLGPVVVVLALVATKLREETDEPAPAVTAGERPRSGLPPLHRLVPWFIIGFLLMAAARSLALIPEMLLGPVATAASWLTILSMAALGLGVDVRAVARAGLRVTLVVTLSLMVLATIALGLISAIGR; encoded by the coding sequence ATGTCCAGTCATGCCACCACTCAACGCCGCGCACTCCAACTCGTGCCGGGGCTGCTGTTGTGCATCAGCATATCGCTAGCCGCAGTTGCGCTTCAGCATGCAGAGGAAGCCCTTACGGGCCGCGCGTGGCTCGAGGCCTTGGTGCTCGCAATCATCCTCGGCACCGTCATACGGACCGCTTGGACCCCACCGGCGCGATGGACGCCTGGCATCGATCTCAGTGCCAAGTTCCTGCTCGAAGTTGCAGTGGTTCTCCTTGGCGCCTCGCTAAGTGCGCAAACCATTTTCGCTGCCGGCCTGCCGCTGTTGCTGGGCATCATTGCAACCGTCACGCTCGCCATACTGGCGAGCTACGGACTGGGTCGGCTTTTCCGACTGCCTCGTCGGATGGCGGTGTTGATCGCCTGCGGCAATTCGATCTGCGGCAACTCGGCGATCGCCGCTGTCGCTCCAGTGATCGGGGCTGACGGCGACGATGTCGCGTCCTCGATCGCATTTACGGCTGTCCTGGGCGTTGTAGTGGTTCTGCTCCTGCCGCTGATAGGCGTCGCGCTTGCGTTGACTCAGCACAGCTACGGAGTGCTCGCCGGCCTGACCGTCTATGCCGTGCCGCAAGTGCTGGCCGCGACGATGCCCGTCGGCGCGCTCGCGACGCAGGTCGGCACGCTGGTCAAGCTCGTTCGGGTGCTAATGCTTGGGCCAGTGGTGGTTGTCCTCGCCTTGGTCGCCACGAAACTGCGAGAGGAAACCGACGAGCCGGCTCCCGCCGTCACGGCTGGGGAACGCCCCCGTTCCGGGTTGCCGCCGCTGCACCGCCTAGTTCCGTGGTTCATCATAGGCTTCCTATTGATGGCCGCTGCTCGTTCGCTAGCGCTGATCCCGGAAATGCTGCTCGGGCCAGTCGCGACAGCGGCATCTTGGCTGACGATTCTATCGATGGCCGCACTTGGCCTGGGCGTCGACGTTCGGGCCGTTGCTCGCGCTGGTTTGCGCGTGACCCTCGTGGTGACGCTGTCACTTATGGTCCTGGCGACGATCGCTTTGGGGCTAATCAGCGCGATTGGCCGATAG